The DNA sequence GAGCAGCAGCTCCTTGCTGACCGTGCGGTCGTAGCGGTGGCTGAGCCAGTGCAGCCCGGCCACGCCGAGCGTGGCGAGCAGGACCAGGGCGAGCCCGCTGCCGAGCAGGAACCGGGGCCAGCGGGCCGGTCGAGGCCGCCCGCGTCGGTTCCGTGCTGGTCTGGACGTGACGATCCCCCCGTGGCGCCGACCTGAGATCCGCTCAGGTCAGGCTACGGGGGGACGGGCCGGCCGGTGCCGGCTTTGGTCACTTCCGGGTGGAGAGGACGGTCGGGTTGGCCACGATGAAGTCGGCCAGCTTGTCGTTCTTGACCGCCTGGAACATCTCCATGGTCGTCTCGTTGAACGTCTCCCGGCCGTTGCTGTTGCCGGCGAACGTCCCGCCGTTGGTGCGCAGCGTGACCAGGTCGTTCCCGTTGAGGTTCTTGAGCGTGAAGATGAAGTCGGCGATCGGCACGCCGCCGGTGTCGAGCACGAACGCCTTGCCGGCGGCCTTCATCAGCGAGTTGAGCTTGATCGGGTTGGTCAGCATGCCACCGTCGGTGGCCTTCTTGGCCATCGCCTTGATGAGCTGCTGCTGGTTCTGCTGCCGGTCGTAGTCGCTGTTGGGCAGGCCGTAGCGCTGGCGGGAGTAGTCGAGCGCCTCCCAGCCCTCCATCTCCTTGCAGCCCTTCTTGTGCACCACCGGCTTGTAGGGCTTGCCGGTCTTCTTCGCGTCCGCGTTCCACATCGGCTTGCCCTCGACCATCGACATGTGGTGCGACGGGACCTCGTGGCTGACGCAGATCCGGACCGTGCCGAGCGCGTCGATGACGTTCTTGAAGCCGCCGAAGTTGATGATCGCGGCGCCGTCGAAGCTGATGCCGGTCATCCCCTTGATCGTCTTGGCCATCAACTGGGCGCCGCCCTCCCAGCCGCCACCGTTCTGCGCGCCGTAGAAGAACGCGGCGTTGATCTTGTCGGTGCCGCCCTTGTAGCCACTGTTCTTGAACGCCGGGATGCGCGCCTCGGTGTCCCGGGGGATCGAGATCAGGTACGCCTGGTCGTGGCTGGCCGGGATGTGCAGCACGATGATCGTGTCCGACCGGACGTCGTCGGCGGCCCAGCGGGCCCGGGCGTCGACGCCGAGCAGCAGCATGTCGATCGGGCCGTCCAGGCTGTTGCCGCCCTCGGCCTCGCTCTTGCCGGCCTCACCGAGCAGGTTGCGCTGGGCGATGTTGTTGGTGGCCTGGCCGATCACGGCCTTGCTGCCGACGATCGCGACGCCGCTTGTCACCATCAGCACCGCGCCGAGCACGAGCGTCAGCTTCGCCCAGAGCGGGTCCTTGCGCTTGGTGCGCTTCTTCTTCCCGCCACCGCCGCCGGGACCACGACCGCCGGAACCGGGCTGCGAGGGGATGACCGGGGGAACCCGCCCGGATGATCCGGGTGCCGGTGACTGCGGGCGACGACTGGTCTGGACCGACATGCGTGCTCCAGCTCGGTGATCGGGGGCGGGACCACTTTACGTATCCGTTCCCGTTCTCGCGACCTCCTGAGGCGGGTATTCCCGTCAATCCCGGCCGATGGTGCCGAGATGTGGCCGAACGGGCGAGCCCGAGCGCCCGGTCAGCCGCCGGCGCTGTCGCCCGAATTCTTCTGGTTGGCCGCGACCCAGTCGGCCATCTTGTCCCCGGCGATGGCCTGGTACATCGCCAGCGCCTTCTCCCGGTCGGAGACCACCACCGACTGGCCGTCGACGGTCTGGCCCCCCAGGTTCGGGCTGGTGACGAACGTCAGGTTCTCGCCGCGCAGGCTGCGGAACTGCACCGCCATGTCGGTCAACGAGAATCCCTGGTCGACCGTGACGGCGGCGGTGACCGACTTCAGGAAGTCGTTCAGCTTCTTCGGGTTGGTCAGCGTGCCGGTGCTCGCCGCCTTGTCCATCAGCGCCTTCAGGAACTCCTGCTGGTGGCGCATCCGGGCGAAGTCGCCGTCCGGGAACTGCTTGCGCTGCCGCACCCAGTCCAGCGCCTCGGCGCCGTTCATGTGGTTCACGCCCTTGGTGAACGTCCGGTACGGCTTGTGGATCGACGTGACGGTGCGCTCCACCTTCAGGTCGACGCCGCCCAGCGCGTCGGTGACGTCCTTGAACCCGGCGAAGTCGATGGCCATGACGTGGTCGATGCGTACGTCGGTGAAGCACTCCACGGTCTTCACCGCCAGCGGCAGGCCGCCGAACGCGAACGCCGCGTTGATCTTGTTAC is a window from the Micromonospora sp. DSM 45708 genome containing:
- a CDS encoding LCP family protein: MSATSSAGAPLPRPLNRGAGRASVPGSDRGATARARATETRWYPSHDEAPRSGGPGGPGGPGGPGGTGGGGFGGPGRRPRPRWGRIGLVAGIAVLVLALLGGIGAWFYARNLDDDLARTDPFSEITGGRPAKQVDGAFNILLVGSDSRDPDAPVDGAGKWRADTVIVMHIPADHKRAYLVSVPRDLYVPIPENAGASCDSGSRNKINAAFAFGGLPLAVKTVECFTDVRIDHVMAIDFAGFKDVTDALGGVDLKVERTVTSIHKPYRTFTKGVNHMNGAEALDWVRQRKQFPDGDFARMRHQQEFLKALMDKAASTGTLTNPKKLNDFLKSVTAAVTVDQGFSLTDMAVQFRSLRGENLTFVTSPNLGGQTVDGQSVVVSDREKALAMYQAIAGDKMADWVAANQKNSGDSAGG
- a CDS encoding LCP family protein — protein: MSVQTSRRPQSPAPGSSGRVPPVIPSQPGSGGRGPGGGGGKKKRTKRKDPLWAKLTLVLGAVLMVTSGVAIVGSKAVIGQATNNIAQRNLLGEAGKSEAEGGNSLDGPIDMLLLGVDARARWAADDVRSDTIIVLHIPASHDQAYLISIPRDTEARIPAFKNSGYKGGTDKINAAFFYGAQNGGGWEGGAQLMAKTIKGMTGISFDGAAIINFGGFKNVIDALGTVRICVSHEVPSHHMSMVEGKPMWNADAKKTGKPYKPVVHKKGCKEMEGWEALDYSRQRYGLPNSDYDRQQNQQQLIKAMAKKATDGGMLTNPIKLNSLMKAAGKAFVLDTGGVPIADFIFTLKNLNGNDLVTLRTNGGTFAGNSNGRETFNETTMEMFQAVKNDKLADFIVANPTVLSTRK